One stretch of Streptomyces sp. NBC_01363 DNA includes these proteins:
- a CDS encoding acyltransferase, translating into MRDFTRRIESATPADRDRAVDALRAIAILGVVLGHWLVTALVVDSGTVHGASPLQYMPGLTPVSWMLQTLAVFFLVGGLVGARSHAAARARGESYGRWLRTRMGRLLRPMAVVPVVWTVAACTMLASGVDQDTVRALCKLVWSPLWFIVVFVALTAATPLVAKLHPLWPFAVVLVVDLYRFGLDAPGGFASVNVAAGWLVPYCLGAAWSRGELLSRRTGWTLLLGGAAATAGLVLWAGYPAAMVGVPGVEISNLDPPTLVVVTFGLAQCGAALLLLGPLRRLLRRPALWAVVATVNLSAMTVFLWHQTAMIAVTATGLLAGGALPGLHTVPDGPGWVLVRLAWLPVFAGALLICWLAFRGYEQRRSRRTKNLVVREGRPAGSMATRRV; encoded by the coding sequence ATGCGTGATTTCACCCGCCGGATCGAATCCGCCACCCCCGCCGACCGCGACCGCGCCGTCGACGCACTGCGCGCCATCGCCATCCTCGGCGTCGTCCTCGGCCACTGGCTGGTGACCGCACTGGTCGTCGACAGCGGCACGGTGCACGGAGCGAGTCCGCTCCAGTACATGCCCGGCCTCACCCCGGTCTCCTGGATGCTCCAGACCCTCGCGGTCTTCTTCCTGGTCGGCGGGCTGGTCGGCGCGAGGAGTCATGCCGCCGCCCGCGCCCGGGGCGAGAGCTACGGCCGGTGGCTGCGCACGCGGATGGGCCGGCTGCTGCGTCCGATGGCCGTGGTGCCGGTCGTGTGGACCGTGGCGGCGTGCACGATGCTCGCCTCCGGGGTGGACCAGGACACCGTGCGCGCCCTGTGCAAGCTGGTGTGGTCCCCGCTCTGGTTCATCGTGGTCTTCGTGGCGTTGACGGCGGCGACCCCGCTGGTGGCGAAACTGCATCCGCTGTGGCCGTTCGCCGTCGTGCTGGTCGTCGACCTCTACCGGTTCGGCCTGGACGCTCCCGGCGGATTCGCCTCGGTCAACGTGGCGGCTGGCTGGCTGGTGCCGTACTGCCTGGGCGCGGCCTGGTCCCGCGGCGAGCTGCTCAGCCGCCGGACCGGCTGGACGCTGCTGCTCGGCGGGGCCGCGGCCACCGCCGGACTGGTCCTGTGGGCAGGCTACCCCGCGGCCATGGTCGGGGTGCCCGGTGTGGAGATCTCCAACCTCGACCCGCCGACCCTCGTCGTGGTCACCTTCGGCCTCGCGCAGTGCGGGGCGGCGTTGCTGCTGCTCGGCCCGCTGCGCCGGTTGCTGCGACGCCCCGCACTGTGGGCGGTGGTGGCGACGGTGAATCTCTCGGCGATGACGGTGTTCCTGTGGCACCAGACCGCGATGATCGCGGTCACCGCGACCGGCCTGTTGGCGGGCGGGGCGCTGCCGGGCCTGCACACCGTGCCCGACGGACCCGGCTGGGTACTCGTCCGGCTGGCCTGGCTGCCGGTGTTCGCCGGGGCGCTGCTGATCTGCTGGCTGGCGTTCCGCGGTTACGAGCAGCGGCGGTCACGGCGAACGAAGAACCTGGTCGTCCGCGAGGGGCGACCCGCCGGATCGATGGCGACACGACGTGTCTAA
- a CDS encoding sensor histidine kinase: protein MVKRSARVLRALPRTLREDLATSAVDPNGQSGQPRWLEWRPVIMVPLLMFAVGVLIAGSNQYAFDFGMGIQLGILFAGVQSAAIVVALYRPVQAWWASMLIMVLVTPFAANSGFGSRVPWNGAFPWSGAGIAMQAGVLFLVALRMRPRIAAETLTITVLAGLLCGAGTPWRSANDIRLAVAVLVITVVMGVALHGLAVARTQLVEQEELTAEERARRTLLEERNRIARELHDVVAHHMSVISIQAQVVPHLVENPSDELRENVEGIRRNAVDALTELRRVLGVLRSEDPLPQAVRHAPQPTLERLDELIGNARGAGLTVTVATTGEPRPLSPGVELSAFRIVQEALSNAMRHAPGARVRVEICHRAAGVTVRITNTAPDRPAPPTPGAGHGLLGMRERTAMLGGELATGATPDGGYEVTAILPAPPPAEPAGPAAPADLAEDTR from the coding sequence ATGGTGAAGCGATCGGCGCGGGTACTGCGGGCATTGCCCCGTACCCTGCGCGAGGACCTCGCGACCTCGGCGGTCGACCCGAACGGGCAGTCGGGGCAGCCGCGTTGGCTGGAGTGGCGGCCGGTGATCATGGTGCCACTGCTGATGTTCGCGGTGGGGGTGCTCATCGCGGGCAGCAACCAGTACGCCTTCGACTTCGGGATGGGCATTCAGCTCGGCATCCTCTTCGCCGGGGTCCAGTCGGCGGCGATCGTCGTCGCTCTGTACCGCCCGGTCCAGGCCTGGTGGGCGTCGATGCTCATCATGGTGCTGGTCACCCCGTTCGCCGCGAACTCCGGCTTCGGGTCGCGGGTGCCGTGGAACGGAGCGTTCCCCTGGAGCGGGGCCGGGATCGCGATGCAGGCCGGGGTGCTGTTCCTGGTCGCGCTGCGGATGCGCCCCCGGATCGCCGCCGAGACCCTGACGATCACCGTGCTCGCGGGGCTCCTCTGTGGAGCGGGCACCCCCTGGCGCAGCGCCAACGACATCCGCCTCGCCGTCGCCGTCCTCGTCATCACGGTGGTGATGGGTGTCGCGCTGCACGGCCTCGCGGTGGCCCGTACACAGCTGGTCGAGCAGGAGGAGCTCACCGCCGAGGAGCGTGCCAGACGCACCCTGCTGGAGGAGCGCAACCGCATCGCACGCGAGCTGCACGACGTGGTCGCCCACCACATGTCGGTCATCTCCATCCAGGCGCAGGTCGTCCCGCACCTGGTCGAGAACCCGTCCGACGAGCTGAGGGAGAATGTCGAGGGCATCCGCAGGAACGCGGTCGACGCGCTCACCGAACTGCGCAGGGTGCTCGGCGTACTGCGCTCCGAGGACCCCCTGCCGCAGGCCGTGCGGCACGCCCCGCAGCCCACCCTCGAACGGCTCGACGAACTGATCGGCAACGCGCGCGGTGCCGGGCTCACGGTCACCGTCGCGACCACCGGGGAACCGCGTCCACTGTCGCCGGGCGTCGAGTTGTCGGCGTTCCGCATCGTGCAGGAGGCGCTCAGCAACGCGATGCGGCACGCGCCGGGTGCGCGGGTGCGGGTGGAGATCTGCCACCGGGCGGCCGGGGTCACGGTCAGGATCACCAACACCGCGCCGGACCGCCCCGCCCCGCCCACCCCGGGCGCCGGTCACGGCCTGCTCGGCATGCGCGAGCGCACCGCGATGCTGGGAGGCGAACTCGCCACCGGAGCAACCCCCGACGGCGGGTACGAAGTCACTGCGATACTGCCCGCACCGCCCCCTGCGGAGCCCGCCGGTCCCGCCGCGCCCGCCGACCTTGCCGAGGACACCCGATGA
- a CDS encoding response regulator transcription factor: protein MTAIRVLIADDQMMVRQGLTVLLNAEPGIEVVGQAVDGADAVEKVAELTPDVVLMDIRMPRLGGIEATRVVTGADGATVKVLVLTTFDLDEYVYEALRAGASGFLLKDASAEELAHAVRVVAEGEALLAPNITKRLIAEFARVSAGPRAQLKSRTGELTERETEVLALIAQGLSNTEIAERLVVAEQTVKSHVGRILSKLGLRDRTQAAVHAYETGLVRPAGY, encoded by the coding sequence ATGACGGCCATCCGCGTTCTGATCGCCGACGACCAGATGATGGTCCGGCAGGGCCTCACGGTGCTGCTGAACGCCGAACCCGGCATCGAGGTCGTCGGCCAGGCGGTGGACGGTGCCGACGCCGTGGAGAAGGTGGCCGAACTCACCCCGGACGTCGTCCTGATGGACATCCGCATGCCCCGGCTCGGCGGCATAGAGGCGACACGCGTCGTCACCGGGGCCGACGGCGCCACCGTCAAGGTTCTCGTCCTGACCACCTTCGATCTCGACGAGTACGTCTACGAGGCGCTGCGCGCGGGTGCGTCCGGGTTCCTCCTGAAGGACGCCTCGGCCGAGGAACTCGCCCATGCGGTACGGGTGGTGGCGGAGGGCGAGGCCCTGCTCGCCCCGAACATCACCAAGCGGCTGATCGCCGAGTTCGCCCGGGTGAGTGCCGGTCCGCGTGCCCAGCTCAAGTCCCGCACCGGTGAACTGACGGAACGTGAGACCGAGGTGCTGGCCCTGATCGCGCAGGGTCTGTCCAACACCGAGATCGCCGAGCGTCTCGTGGTGGCCGAACAGACCGTGAAGTCCCACGTGGGCCGGATCCTGTCCAAGCTGGGACTGCGCGACCGGACCCAGGCCGCGGTCCACGCCTACGAGACGGGTCTGGTGCGCCCGGCCGGCTACTGA
- a CDS encoding glycosyltransferase family 4 protein translates to MGSTLVITNDFPPRQGGIETFVHAMATRVPDDDVVVYTSHEPGDAAYDASLPFPVVRDPSRMLLPTGRVTRRAVEIAGAHGCDRVWFGAAAPLALMAPALRRSGVRRIVATTHGHEIWWARTPGARGLMRRIGGGVDVVTYLGQYTRARIEPALGPRARMSRLVPGVDAEVYRPRAGAGPDPLSELALHGKRVILCVARLVPRKGQDTLIRALPLIRSRVPDAVLVVVGQGPDEARLRKLAARHAEGAVHFAGGVSHTDTPPYYAAADVFAMPCRTRRAGLEAEGLGIVFLEAAASGLPVVVGDSGGAPDTVLDGRTGRVVDGTDPAAVAEALTGILLDPDRAAMGAAGREWVRESWSWDASARHLTHLLTPVEQARVPLPGEE, encoded by the coding sequence ATGGGCTCCACCCTTGTCATCACCAATGACTTCCCGCCGCGCCAGGGCGGCATCGAGACCTTCGTGCACGCGATGGCCACCCGCGTCCCGGACGACGACGTGGTCGTCTACACCTCGCACGAGCCCGGTGACGCCGCCTACGACGCGAGCCTGCCGTTCCCCGTCGTACGGGATCCGAGCCGCATGCTGCTGCCGACCGGCCGGGTGACCCGCAGGGCCGTCGAGATCGCCGGGGCCCACGGCTGCGACCGGGTCTGGTTCGGCGCCGCCGCCCCGCTGGCCCTGATGGCGCCGGCCCTGCGGCGCAGCGGCGTACGGCGCATCGTGGCGACCACCCACGGCCACGAGATCTGGTGGGCGAGAACACCCGGCGCGCGCGGGCTCATGCGCCGGATAGGCGGCGGCGTCGACGTGGTCACCTACCTGGGCCAGTACACGCGCGCCCGGATCGAGCCCGCGCTCGGCCCGCGTGCGCGCATGAGCCGACTGGTTCCCGGGGTCGACGCCGAGGTGTACCGGCCCCGGGCCGGCGCCGGGCCCGACCCGCTTTCCGAACTCGCGCTGCACGGCAAGCGCGTCATCCTGTGCGTGGCCAGGCTCGTCCCCCGCAAGGGCCAGGACACCCTCATCCGGGCCCTGCCGCTGATCCGGAGCAGGGTGCCCGACGCCGTGCTGGTGGTGGTCGGCCAAGGGCCCGACGAGGCCCGGCTGCGCAAACTGGCGGCGCGGCACGCCGAGGGGGCCGTGCACTTCGCGGGCGGCGTCTCGCACACCGATACGCCGCCCTACTACGCCGCGGCGGACGTCTTCGCGATGCCTTGCCGCACCCGGCGCGCGGGTCTGGAGGCGGAGGGGCTCGGGATCGTGTTCCTGGAGGCGGCGGCGAGCGGTCTGCCGGTGGTCGTCGGCGATTCGGGCGGTGCTCCGGACACCGTCCTCGACGGCAGGACCGGCCGGGTCGTGGACGGCACCGACCCTGCGGCCGTCGCCGAGGCACTGACCGGGATACTCCTCGACCCCGACCGGGCCGCGATGGGCGCCGCGGGCCGTGAGTGGGTCCGGGAGTCCTGGTCCTGGGACGCCTCGGCCCGCCATCTGACACACCTTCTGACCCCCGTCGAGCAGGCGCGGGTGCCCCTGCCGGGCGAGGAGTAG
- a CDS encoding S1 RNA-binding domain-containing protein, protein MVGRQAAALSESGRAAAVAVQEHPVSPSFAAQNGDGPVRLSLRATQPDPFQAFADSIAVGQMLQGQITKLVPFGVFVQVADGIEGLVHLQELTSTPAATPQDVVEAGDEVTVLVMDVDRERRRLTSQHPCGSWLSPGRHH, encoded by the coding sequence GTGGTCGGCAGGCAGGCCGCCGCCCTGAGCGAGTCCGGCAGAGCCGCCGCCGTGGCCGTGCAGGAGCACCCAGTCAGCCCGTCATTCGCTGCACAGAACGGTGACGGTCCGGTCAGGCTGTCCCTGAGAGCGACACAGCCGGACCCCTTCCAGGCATTCGCCGACAGCATCGCGGTTGGCCAAATGCTGCAGGGACAGATCACCAAACTGGTCCCGTTCGGTGTCTTCGTCCAGGTCGCCGACGGCATCGAGGGGCTGGTCCATCTTCAAGAGCTCACCTCGACGCCCGCGGCAACTCCACAGGACGTCGTTGAGGCCGGCGACGAGGTGACGGTCCTCGTCATGGACGTCGACCGAGAGCGGCGCAGGCTGACATCACAACATCCTTGCGGCTCATGGCTCAGCCCGGGCCGACATCACTGA